TTTTCTTCAAACATTGCAAACCACCATACATAATACATATAATGGATAAGAAACCAAAACCCTTAATACGCTGTACTGTCCAAAAGGTTAATCACTCTTCCATATAAGAATCACAGCAGAGAAAAATGTTTCCATAGATAAGCATTCTTCATACCAACATCCTTTAGATGTATGTCAACTAACTTGTTGAGAAAGAAGGACAAGAAGCCCTTGTGGGCCCACTAATATTTCATTAAGGAAACTAATCAATCCAAACCAGACCACGGGAGTTACATCAACTCCACCAAGGGGTGGAATCAGCTTACGGGTTGGGATGAGAAGTGGTTCAGTGGGAGCATAAGCTATTACATATGGGAACTTTCCAACAGGAAGTTTTGGGTACCAGGACATTACTATTCTCAAAATAAACAGAAAACCAAATGCTGAGAGAAAGGGTCCTAGGAACCCAATTGCAAGTTTTGCTGAAGCAGGGTCCAAATCAGCTAATGCCAATTTCTGCATAAAATCTATACCGGCGTTTGGTGATATCTCCAGTATGTTGATCGTGGGAATTTTTGCCACTTCGTGTACATCAAATGGCTCTCCTAAAAGAGATGCATCTAATTGTGAAAGTTCATTGCTGGGGAAAGCCATGATATCTGTAAAACATGAGCTGCATTGAGCAAGCTGGGAACGCCGATGTGACTTTCTTTTAGCTGGATGCCTAAAGCTTTCCTGCCATAAGGTGAAAGGCAAATGTGGATAGGACTATAATTCCAACAAGCATGAAAAGGACAGAGatcttaattttaaatattttgggATCAGAATTTCTTAAttgaaattcattaaaaatagtaagaaaTATGTAACTTAATTATCAATATTTCTTCAAATAAATGAATTTGCAGAAAAAGAGTCCAGAACTGGAAATACATTACAATAAAGAATTTAAGTTTCATGGatattttataggttttggaAGTCTCACATTGCAACTCTAGGATTTCAGCAGAAAACCATATAGATACAAAATTCGCCCCATATTTCTAATTCAGCTTGATTGATTAGCAGTCCTCCTCTCCCCCCaccccaacacacacacacacagatgaTATTTTTAGTtatgtgctaaaaaaaaaataaaaaaaataaaaacctcttcTTGAAAGTTCAAGCAGAAGGGctctatcttttctttcttattcaaAAGTTCtgtagcaaaaaaattgttaccaaaGATTAAGATCCTCTAGAAATTAGATTTCTTAGGTACCATGGTCTCTCTAAAATACTTTTCATCCATTTTGAAACGGGTGGACTAGATTTTGTCATATcatcaataattttaatttctatcttttctcccaaaaatcaataattttcgTGGATAACAAAATGGCGACAACAATCACCATCTGCATGTCAAACAAAACAACTTATGATTTATGCAAAACCAGAGTTAATAACATTAACAACAGAAAATTCGTAAGATAGGCAAATAGCTCGTGTAATGTACCCTATCCTAATAAAACAGACACGCACAAAACAGCCCATGTTGATTTTTGAATTCattatgataatatatatatatatatacacacacacatatgccAAATTTAGAAACAAATGAGAAGGAAACACTGAAAGATGTCTCTATCTTAAAAACTAATCTCAGCAAGCCCATTTCAAGAGAATATCTGGAAAAGAAAGATTTGGGTACTCACAGAAAAATGGGAGTGCCCTC
This genomic stretch from Quercus lobata isolate SW786 chromosome 3, ValleyOak3.0 Primary Assembly, whole genome shotgun sequence harbors:
- the LOC115979243 gene encoding protein COFACTOR ASSEMBLY OF COMPLEX C SUBUNIT B CCB3, chloroplastic, whose translation is MATCSHILNHVQIKGWPSLLSNRGHSHFSESFRHPAKRKSHRRSQLAQCSSCFTDIMAFPSNELSQLDASLLGEPFDVHEVAKIPTINILEISPNAGIDFMQKLALADLDPASAKLAIGFLGPFLSAFGFLFILRIVMSWYPKLPVGKFPYVIAYAPTEPLLIPTRKLIPPLGGVDVTPVVWFGLISFLNEILVGPQGLLVLLSQQVS